The sequence GAGGGGTGGCGCACGTCGGGGCGGCGTGCGGGACTCCCGCTCCACCGACGAAAGGCGCGGTCATGGGCAGGCTCGACGGCAAGGTCGTTTTCATCACCGGCGGGGCGCGCGGCCTCGGCCGCGCGTTCGCGCTCGAAGCCGCCGCCGAGGGGGCGGACGTCGCGGTCTGCGACATCTGCGCCGCCATTCCCGGCCGCACCATCGCGCTCGCCGACCGCGCCGACCTCGACGCCACCGTCGCCGAAGTCGAAGCCGCCGGACGGCGGGGCCTGGGTTTGGTCGCCGACGTGCGCTCGAGCGCCCAGCTCGCGGCGGCGCTGGCGGCGGCGATCGACGACCTCGGCCGCATCGACGTGCTGGTCGCCAACGCCGGCATCGGCG is a genomic window of Alphaproteobacteria bacterium containing:
- a CDS encoding SDR family NAD(P)-dependent oxidoreductase, which codes for MGRLDGKVVFITGGARGLGRAFALEAAAEGADVAVCDICAAIPGRTIALADRADLDATVAEVEAAGRRGLGLVADVRSSAQLAAALAAAIDDLGRIDVLVANAGIGAPFMPAWEISEDAWHTVLDVNLTGAWLSAKLTAPHMIERGGGRIIFIASQAGLKGYAGVAGYCAAKFGVIGLMKSLAIELAPHGINVNAICPGSVDTEGNRGVATE